The genomic region GTACACCCTAACCAATCTTTGTCAAAATATCATTCTTCTGGAGTGTGCATTTCAAATTTTGCATTTTACTCAAGAGGGTGAAAAATAAGTGTTCAATTATTCAATCATAAATAAATATAACGACAGTAAATAAATTAGTACAATCCAATGATTGTTAAATATAGCACACGTTACAAATAAGAAATAGCAAATCACTCCTGCATGAAAAAAAATACTTAAAAAAATCGATAAATTCCGAGTATTTCTTGTTGTCTTGTCTAGGCCTTGGGTGTGAGCCCAGCCCTGATATTATCCACAGCATAGGAATCAATGTTAAATGCTTGAGCCAACACATCATTAGGAACCGACGGGTTAGCCGTAAATAATGAAGCCGCAAATTGTTGAGTTCCCGGCAACTGGCTGTTAAACCCGGCAATAACTGAAGCCGGGTAAGTCTTTGACAGGTTCTTCTGGAAATGAGCCAAACCTCTTGGAAACACAAATACTTCTCCAGCATTAATTACTTTCGAAATAAGAACGTTCTTTGTGGTTATGAAACCCACATTCAATTGTCCGTATAGGACGTAGATGATCTCGGTTGCCCGTGGGTGGATGTGTGGTGGGTTAAGTCCACCGGGACCATAGTCAATTCGGGCCATGGATACTCCAAGCGTGTTCAAGCCCGGAATCTTTTCGACGTTGACGTTTGTGACAATTGAATTAAGGATTTTGTTTGTGATGGGCAATGGTTGAGTAATTCCATTAAAGAAGAAGTCTTCAGCAGTTGCGAAGGTTGAGTTTTTGCAGACGAATCCATTCACCAGTGTCGCTACAAGTTATTGAACAATATCATTGTTAGGCAAAAGACTAGTAATATACCGTTCGAcgaaattttaataaattaccgtaataaaaaaataaataaataaataaataaatattaggTAATACTTACGAAAATGAGGTTAATGTGGCGtagtttttaacaaaaaaaaaacactttgTATTAATACAAAAATGAAGAAGTACTAATATTTATTCTGTAAATTTTTGATTTtaatacaataaaaataaataaaaaaacccaaaattataaatatttccACCGATCTCACATTGTGATATAGACAATATAAGTTAAAACTAGTAATTCGAATAATACATTTCAAGGAATTTCTGTAAGGCTACCTTACATAATAATTACGTAATTATTTTTAAGTAGCTTTGCATGCATGAATAATTGTCACCATTAAATCTAACAAAGAAAAAGAGTACTTACTAGAGGCTAGATCAGCAACACAAATGTCTTGAAGCATATCAGCATCATTAGCAAACACACAACTTGTGATTGCTAATAGTACCATCAATATCGCCCTTATTTCTGCCATTTTTTTTTCCAACTCGATTAAAATCGATAATATGAGAAATAAGATATATTTCGTATATAACGTTTGTGTGTGTGTTTGGGAAATCAACTCTTGTTAGCTTGTGAGTTGCGACTTATTTTTTTGGTTGTGATTTAAATCCTTATATAAAGGTTTTGAATTATGCATTTATGTTATTAAATATATCAACTAGTAATTAGTTTAGtatatatatttattaataaGTTGACATTATCCTTGCCTTACTCCTTGCTTCAACCTTTCAATCTTGCAAGTGAATAATTCTTGTGTAAAATATTATGAACACATTGATTGATTAGTTCAACCTTGATTTTTTAAATACAATTTAATTTGTAAGGATATGTGTACTTGGTCTAAAGTTAGATTATgccttattttattattaagtATTTATTTATTGATTGATTGTTTGTAAATTGTAATTGAAAGGTTTAATTAACTTACATATCTTTTTTGGGCTAAACTATATTGATTGGTTGATTTGTTCAGTAATACACGTAAAGTCAACTTGTGAAGTTGAAATAATACACGGTAGAGGAATGTTTCTGACCCGCTCCTTCTAACTTTAGCTTCTCTGATATTCTCCTTTCACATCGATTTATAATAATATTTGGTTTTCTTGGACAATAAAAATTGGGTAAAATAAATGTAATTGTGTATTAAAGGAGAAAGTTGAGAAAAGATCCAAAAGAGATGGTATGTAGATCGTATTTCCCTATACTGTCAGTTTTAGAGTGAGGAATATAAGAGGCCGATCAACTATTTTACGAGTTAAGGGTAAAACAAAGACCCAACTTTTACAATTTTGTTCTAGTTAAGTACTTCAACATTTAAATTGTAATTATTCGGAAGAAAATGGCTAATATATATGGAGTATCACCTTTATTACCtaatttaatattcaatttgttctaagttcaaatttttaattttttataagGAGTACTTTAATCGAAGATAAATAAATCATTGAGATAGAGGAAATACTCCGTAAAAATTAGGCTCAATTATTTTTTGTCTTCAATAATCTTGAGAATTAGTCAACTTGAATAACCAAGTCTTGTGTTTCAATAAGGTGCCCTAATAACGTCAATGCGGCACGTCGGCGCATCTTAAGGATAGCTAAATGgaaaattttatgataaatatcaCGAAAACTTAAAATAGTAAGACACCTTTTCAGATATCAATGTCATATTTATTGTTAAACTTTTCATTTAAATCTCCTTAATAAAGTGTCCTTAGGACGCATTTAAAAAAAACCAATACCCTAATTAGGATGGTAAACTAAGTCTATATATGTTCTAAAATGGCAGGACTTTTTTCGTAGACTTTTGTGATCAATTACATGTCTTGTACTCTTGTTGTACTTGTACACCGTACCATATTATAAGATTAGACTACATCCTCGTAAGTCGTAACATTATAACATTGCAACATGCAAGCCAATCATGGTGCATtctagtttagtttaattattgccACAACACAATGGCACAAATAATGCCACTTCTATAAAATACTCGTACATTTTGTGGGAATATTAATCGTATATTCATTTAGGTCCTGTTTTTTtggcttaatttcagctcattttagttcagtttaactctattcagttcagttcaattcaatttCACTTAGTATAGTTTAGTTCAGTGTTCAACTCAACTCTTCTgatcttcacaaattaactcttacttcagtTGAGTTCAGTTAAGCCCCATTAAATTcacttagttcagttcagttaggTCCAGCTCCATTAAATTCAACTTTTTCAGTCGAAAAGAACAGAGCCTTAATCATTTGCTATGAAGGCGCTGATTTGTTCAAAATTGGTTTTTGTATTCTTTTTTTTCGAGATAAGTTTAGTAATGAGGTCAACATAAGTATGAATGCATGATTCATGCCACACGGTGGCGAACTAAGGGAAACCGGCCTTAACACTCTAACAGTAACAGAACCTACTTGAATAAAATATTTTAGAAAGGTTAAATATATTTTCAGAAACTTCTTTTAGTATATCTTACTTATAGTTGAAAATTGGGTCGTTCGGGTCGGATCAGGTCATGTTGCGTCCAGGGCCGTCTTTGGACCCGTGCGGGCCGTGCGGCTGCACAGGGCCCCCAATTTTTTGGGTCAGAAATCAAagtaaaagaaagaataaataaatgcaGTACACTAAATATTCAATGAATGATAGTGTCTTGGTGGTTAGTAATTGAGTTTCTATACATAAGGTCTCAGGTTCAAGGCTTAGTAACTACATTTATTGCCTTTTTTTTGCCTTCATTTTTAAGATTCCGTTTTTTCAAATGTTAGATAGGGCCCCATATCTTGAGTTCGCACAGGGGCCCCCAAAACCCCGAGACGGCCCTGGTTGCGTCATGACTTCGTACGGGTTGGGTTCAGGTCGCTTACATGTCGGGTCATGTTCGAGTCGGGTCATGTTCGAGTCGTTGTCGGGTTGGATCATTTAGATTTGTCATGTCAGGTCAGGTCAGGTTAAGTTTGGGTCAAGTCGGGTCATTGCCTCGTTAGGTCATTTTCAAATTTTGACTTCTTGGTTTTACATTACATGATTGTTTTTTTGCCTTCGAACTTTGACACTTTCGTCCTCTTATTTattatttagtatttttattcTTACAGAGATTTCGGGATATCCTTGATTTTATTACCTTCTCTATCAAAAGGTCATTTTTTTGGGTGTCAAATTGGGTTTTTCAGCGTTGCGTACTAGAGATTTATGGAGGAATGTTTCAAGGGAATAAACATGAGACTATTTCCAATGACATTATTTACCACATGGCTAATTCATAATATAAGACCAGCTGACCAGTAGTAGGTTACTTGCCTCTTTCGACTTTGTCGCAGTGACCTCTACTCCGACCACCTATGTCATCATTGTAATTGTGTTGTTGGTCTACGTCGACCACTAATGACTTAATTTTACTATGTATGAAGTTTGTCGGAAATACCAAATACGACCTTATGTAACTTCACTCAGGCTGGTGTACGTAAACCAAGGAAAAGGGGGGAGATGAGGCCATGAGGTACGTGAGGAGCAATGAGGCCATGAGGAGATTAGAACATGAATTGGGAACCTTTTTAGGCAACCTTCGGCACCTCTTAGCTCTATGCATGCGAAAAAAAAGTCCGCACCCAAAATTTTTTGGGTGTGACAGCTTACCCGTTATGGTACGTCCTAACCAATCTTGTTgcagtttaaatttcaaattctaCATACATTTTACTCAAGACGGTGAAAAATAAATCTTCAATTATTCAATCATAAATACCCACAGTAAATAAATTAGTACAATCCAATGAATTACATATAAGAAATAGAAAATCACTCATGCATGAAAAAAATACTTTAAAAAAAATCGATAAATTCCGAGTATTTCTTGTTGTCTTGCCTAGGCCTTGGGTGTGAGTCCAGCCCTGATATTATCAACAGCATAGGAATCAATGTTAAATGCTTGAGCCAACACATCATTAGGAACCGGCGGGTTAGCCGTAAATAATGAAGCCGCAAATTGTTGAGTTCCCGGTAACTGGCTGTTAAACCCGGCAATTACTGAGGCCGGGTAAGTCTTTGACATGTTCTTCTGGAAATGAGCCAAACCTCTTGGAAATACAAATACTTCTCCTGCATTAATCACTTTTGAAATAAGCACATTCTTTGTGGTTATGAAACCCACGTTCAATTGTCCGTATAGGACGTAAATGATCTCGGTTGCCCGTGGGTGGATGTGTGGCGGGTTAAGTCCACCGGGACCATAATCGATCCGGGCCATGGATACTCCAAGCGTGTTCAAGCCCGGGATTTTCTCGACATTGGCGTTTGTGACAATTGAATTAAGGATTTTGTTGGTGATAGGTAATGGTTGAGTAATTCCATTAAAGAAGAAGTCTTCAGCAGTTGCAAAGGTTGAGTTTTTGCAGACGAACCCATTCACCAGTGTCGCTACAAGTTATTGAACAATATGATTGTTAGGCAAAAGACTAGTATTATACCGTTCGAcgaaattttaataaattaccGTAGTAAAAGATACAATAAAAATAAAGGGGAGTGCtagggcgacaccgggtgttaccgaatttcggtaacaccctaattaaaaaaatagaaaaaaagaaaaaatagtaaaGTAGTTTTCGTTTTTGCGCCAACATTGTAGGGTAAAAGCGtaattcataatcttttattataTTAATCAAATATGCTAATTAAAATTAATCTATATCTTAGTAATTACATATCATAACAAACTATTCTTTATCTTCATCACTGTATCATCACTATATCATACAATTATACAAAGTACATCGCTATGCAGCTATTCTATCAATCCTACGGCCATTGTTCCCCTACATCACCTACATCTTCTTTTAATAGTTTCAACTTTCAATCTTACGGCCAGTATGAGATTGGTCTTTCTAAGGGAAGAATTGACTAAACAATTAATTCATCGTCAATTCTGCAATTTTTGTCCAATGATGCCAAATTGATTGGATGAATTTGTCAAAGTGAATaaaaaacaagcataaaaaaTGGGAAGTTTAAAGATTATTTGCCAATGGATATTATtgttacaattaattaattaatattaagtTCCTAATTTACCCTTTAATCCTAATTAGTTTGAAATTCGAATTTTAATGGAAGGAAAGCAAAATAACTTAATAATTTACAAGAATACCCCGGGTGTCACTCAATTTGAGTAACACCCGGTGTTGCCATCTCATTTTCCAAAAATAAATAGATATTAGGTAATATTTTTCGAAAATGAGGTTAATGTGACGTATAGTAGttttaattttaaccaaaaaaaacacTTTGTATTAATACAAAAATGAAGAAGTACTAATATTAATATCGATCTCACATTGTGATATAGACAATATTGTTAATCGTTATAGACTAATATTCTCTGAAACAGATCGATTTGCAAGAGATCATGACCCATATAAGTTAAAACTAGTAATTCGAATAATCAATTTCACGGAATTTCTGCAAGGCTACCTTACACAATAATTACGTAATTATTTTTAATTAGCTTTGAATACATAAGACAATTATCACCATAAATCTAACAAAGAAAAAGAGAACTTACTAGAGGCTAGATCAGCAACACAAATGTCTTGAAGCATATCAGCATCATTAGCAAACACGCCAATTGTGATTGCTAATAGTACCATCAATATCGCCCTTATTTCTGCCATTTTTTTTCAACTCGATTAAAATCGATATATGAGAAATAAGATATATTTCGTATATAATGTTTGTGTATGTATTTGGGAAATCAACTCTTGTTAGCTTGTGAGTTGCGACTTATT from Silene latifolia isolate original U9 population chromosome 3, ASM4854445v1, whole genome shotgun sequence harbors:
- the LOC141648590 gene encoding germin-like protein subfamily 2 member 4, with translation MAEIRAILMVLLAITSCVFANDADMLQDICVADLASTTLVNGFVCKNSTFATAEDFFFNGITQPLPITNKILNSIVTNVNVEKIPGLNTLGVSMARIDYGPGGLNPPHIHPRATEIIYVLYGQLNVGFITTKNVLISKVINAGEVFVFPRGLAHFQKNLSKTYPASVIAGFNSQLPGTQQFAASLFTANPSVPNDVLAQAFNIDSYAVDNIRAGLTPKA
- the LOC141645863 gene encoding germin-like protein subfamily 2 member 4, which gives rise to MAEIRAILMVLLAITIGVFANDADMLQDICVADLASTTLVNGFVCKNSTFATAEDFFFNGITQPLPITNKILNSIVTNANVEKIPGLNTLGVSMARIDYGPGGLNPPHIHPRATEIIYVLYGQLNVGFITTKNVLISKVINAGEVFVFPRGLAHFQKNMSKTYPASVIAGFNSQLPGTQQFAASLFTANPPVPNDVLAQAFNIDSYAVDNIRAGLTPKA